The following proteins are co-located in the Mesorhizobium australicum WSM2073 genome:
- a CDS encoding prolyl oligopeptidase family serine peptidase, with amino-acid sequence MSEFDFRPTLNAPDDDPHLWLEDVEGERALAWTASQSAKTLKHFAGTQFERDRAVLRVMFDRFDRIPLVTRRGQYLYNFWQDAGNPRGQWRRTTLAAYMKADPQWELLVDLDALAASDGEDWIWGGASIEPETRERAVLRLSRGGSDAVVHREFDLSSLSIVADGFNLPEAKGGINWLDPDTLLLFSALGHGMATRSGFARTLRLWKRGADPLTAPVIFRTGSESLSVSGHMDHTVENERLWFIENTGFFKQIVQIGDRSGPKLEINLPRDAWWASFGDWLAVKPRKPWTVRGTTHPADALIGISLSSFIGGERRFSTLFEPGERRCLQSFFWNDGKLIIAYLENLAPRFEVLTPGHQEWTRRALDAVPAQGTVHLWSLDAADHETNGEVFVSAQDPITPSKLLLLDLNDAPPLGAPVVLKRSPENFDASGLVVTRHEAVSIDDELIPYTQVGPANGNGDAPVHLSAYGGFGISLLPHYNSSLGKLWLERGGTCVVANIRGGGEFGTRWHDAGRREGKRLAHDDFAAVAADLVRRGITLPRRIAAEGGSNGGLLIANMLTRYPEHFGALFCTVPLIDMRRYTKLLAGASWIDEYGDPEKAEDWAFLKELSAYHAATPGQPYPPMLLATTKRDDRVHPGHARKMTAKLQALGYPAYFYEPVAGGHGHGKDNRERAAFISLGINFLRSAIGWHADSFHKGSGTRGGRTSDD; translated from the coding sequence ATGAGCGAATTCGATTTTCGCCCAACGCTGAATGCGCCCGACGATGACCCCCATCTTTGGCTTGAAGATGTAGAAGGCGAACGGGCACTTGCGTGGACCGCCAGCCAGTCGGCAAAGACCCTGAAGCACTTCGCGGGAACGCAGTTCGAGCGCGACCGGGCGGTGCTTAGAGTGATGTTCGACCGTTTCGACAGGATTCCGCTTGTCACGCGCCGCGGTCAGTACCTCTATAATTTCTGGCAAGATGCCGGAAACCCGCGCGGACAATGGCGCCGAACCACCCTTGCCGCCTACATGAAGGCGGATCCCCAGTGGGAGCTACTGGTCGATCTGGACGCCCTGGCCGCTAGCGACGGAGAAGACTGGATCTGGGGCGGCGCGTCGATCGAGCCTGAGACGCGCGAAAGAGCCGTCTTGCGCCTGTCGCGCGGGGGCAGCGACGCGGTCGTGCATCGCGAATTCGACCTTAGCTCTTTGAGCATTGTCGCGGACGGGTTTAATCTCCCAGAGGCCAAGGGCGGGATAAATTGGCTCGACCCTGACACGCTTCTGCTTTTCAGTGCGCTTGGCCATGGCATGGCCACCCGCTCCGGATTCGCGCGGACCTTGCGGTTGTGGAAGCGTGGCGCCGATCCCCTCACCGCGCCGGTAATCTTCAGGACGGGTTCCGAATCCCTAAGCGTGTCTGGTCATATGGATCACACGGTCGAGAACGAGCGCCTTTGGTTCATCGAGAATACTGGCTTCTTCAAGCAGATAGTCCAAATCGGCGACAGGAGCGGGCCGAAGCTTGAGATCAACCTTCCTCGGGATGCCTGGTGGGCCAGCTTCGGTGATTGGCTGGCGGTAAAGCCGCGCAAGCCCTGGACAGTGAGAGGGACTACCCATCCCGCGGACGCGCTGATCGGCATCTCGCTTTCCTCTTTCATCGGTGGCGAACGCCGTTTCAGCACCCTGTTTGAACCGGGCGAGAGGCGCTGTCTGCAGTCATTCTTCTGGAATGACGGGAAGCTCATTATCGCCTACCTCGAGAACCTCGCTCCGCGTTTCGAGGTGTTGACCCCGGGTCACCAGGAATGGACGCGCCGTGCCCTGGACGCGGTGCCGGCGCAAGGGACCGTCCACCTCTGGTCCCTCGATGCGGCAGATCACGAGACCAATGGAGAGGTCTTCGTTTCGGCCCAGGACCCGATCACACCGTCGAAACTGCTCCTACTTGATCTCAATGATGCGCCGCCTCTTGGCGCTCCAGTGGTCCTGAAGCGCAGCCCGGAGAATTTCGACGCATCCGGACTGGTGGTCACGCGCCACGAGGCAGTCTCAATCGATGATGAATTGATCCCCTATACGCAGGTCGGTCCGGCGAACGGGAACGGAGATGCCCCGGTTCACCTTTCCGCATATGGCGGGTTCGGCATATCGCTCCTGCCCCACTACAACTCGTCGCTCGGCAAGCTGTGGCTCGAACGCGGCGGCACGTGTGTGGTGGCAAATATCCGCGGGGGCGGCGAGTTCGGCACCCGCTGGCATGATGCCGGGCGGAGGGAGGGCAAGCGTCTCGCCCATGACGATTTCGCCGCCGTAGCAGCCGACCTCGTGCGAAGGGGCATCACACTGCCGAGGCGGATTGCCGCCGAAGGCGGCTCGAACGGCGGCCTGCTGATTGCCAACATGCTTACCCGCTATCCTGAGCATTTCGGCGCGCTGTTCTGCACGGTTCCGCTTATCGACATGCGCCGCTACACCAAGCTCTTGGCCGGCGCGAGCTGGATCGACGAATATGGCGATCCGGAGAAGGCTGAGGATTGGGCTTTCCTGAAGGAACTCTCCGCCTATCACGCCGCCACGCCGGGACAGCCCTATCCGCCGATGCTGCTCGCCACCACGAAGCGGGACGACCGCGTTCACCCGGGCCACGCGCGCAAGATGACCGCAAAGCTGCAGGCCCTCGGCTATCCGGCTTATTTCTACGAGCCCGTCGCAGGCGGGCACGGCCACGGTAAGGACAATCGGGAGCGCGCTGCATTCATCAGTCTTGGCATCAATTTCCTTCGTAGCGCGATCGGCTGGCACGCCGATAGCTTTCACAAAGGATCGGGAACCCGAGGAGGGCGAACTTCGGATGACTGA
- a CDS encoding DUF2285 domain-containing protein, with protein sequence MGQQLPARLFPPEKRGPRLTFVLRALDGSLAGASHRELAEALIGQQRVHADWRDPRDHLRDRIRRAVSRGRALMHGGYRDFLL encoded by the coding sequence GTGGGCCAACAGCTTCCTGCCCGCTTATTCCCGCCAGAAAAACGGGGTCCCCGTTTGACCTTCGTTCTTCGGGCGCTCGACGGCTCGCTTGCTGGGGCGTCACATCGCGAGCTCGCCGAAGCGCTGATTGGTCAACAGCGCGTCCATGCCGACTGGAGGGATCCTCGCGATCATCTGCGCGATCGCATTCGCCGCGCTGTCTCTCGTGGCCGCGCCCTCATGCATGGAGGGTACAGGGATTTCCTTCTTTGA
- a CDS encoding S9 family peptidase, with protein MHRTRALTVAPSIQGASEWATAEALAVGSNGGHPQLAPADFERALTINDSYGGLTVNVPEVPFWPNGADAFVYRRTSHGERQFMLVDVATGMQRPAFDQSRLAAALNRASHNLYHADHLPFDHFELSDDGRRLGFQIEDIRWSCDLASYECTNTTFDSDNRELWPLGHNYVPVQNNPDSSRLSPDGKWIVYIKHCNVFLRSEDGLRDVPLSRDGAEDNCYVVSTLSWSPDSRHLAAYRVRPGYKREVPYLNSSTDQLGREYSTRPYRKPGDVLPLPQPVLFDIADGRQIVIDNALFSNVFELSPPQWWADGRGFTFEYNQRGHQLYRLVEVDAATGRARSLIEETSETFVDYPPLGASQEGTGKIFRYDVDDGKEIIWASERDGYEHLYLFNGRTGALENQITRGEWVVRRVDYIDPIKRQIWFEASGMNSEEDPYFVHAYSIGFDGKGLTALTPDPANHHIEFSPDGRYYVDLWSRIDLPPRMALYRASDNAKLKEIETADVSELVAAGWQPPLSFHSKGRDGKTDVWGVIHLPADFDPSKKYPVVENIYAGPHGSFVPKSFSGWTEPLTQLGFVVAQIDGMGTNNRSRAFHDVAWKNLKDAGFPDRILWHKAAAARYPWYDTSNVGIFGASAGGQSAVSALLFHADFYKVAVAENGCYDNRIDKICWNELWMGWPVGIEYSQSSAVDNAYRLEGRLMIAVGEMDDNVDPFSSFQLADRLVKAGKDFEMVYVPGADHYTLGIYTEHKLLDFFVRNILGQTPPNWNDLFDLEE; from the coding sequence ATGCACAGAACCCGCGCTTTGACGGTCGCGCCATCAATTCAGGGTGCGTCGGAATGGGCAACCGCTGAGGCGCTGGCTGTAGGTTCAAATGGTGGACATCCGCAGCTAGCGCCGGCCGATTTCGAGCGCGCACTTACCATCAACGATTCATATGGCGGGCTCACCGTCAATGTCCCGGAGGTGCCTTTCTGGCCGAATGGAGCCGACGCGTTCGTCTACCGCCGGACTAGCCATGGCGAGCGCCAGTTCATGCTGGTCGATGTTGCCACGGGCATGCAGCGGCCAGCCTTCGATCAGTCTCGTCTGGCGGCGGCATTAAACAGGGCGAGCCATAACCTGTACCACGCCGACCATCTTCCGTTCGACCATTTCGAACTGAGCGACGATGGTCGCAGGCTCGGCTTCCAGATTGAAGACATCCGGTGGAGCTGCGATCTTGCAAGCTATGAGTGTACCAACACCACATTCGATTCGGACAACCGGGAGCTTTGGCCGCTCGGCCACAACTACGTGCCGGTGCAGAACAACCCCGACAGTAGCAGGTTGTCGCCCGACGGAAAATGGATCGTCTACATCAAACACTGTAATGTTTTCCTGCGCAGCGAGGACGGATTGCGGGATGTCCCTCTGAGCCGAGACGGAGCCGAAGACAATTGCTACGTCGTTTCGACGCTAAGCTGGTCGCCGGACTCGCGCCACCTCGCTGCTTACCGTGTTCGCCCCGGCTACAAGCGGGAGGTCCCCTACCTCAATTCCTCGACGGACCAGTTGGGGCGCGAATATTCAACAAGGCCCTATCGCAAGCCGGGCGATGTCCTTCCGCTGCCGCAGCCGGTCTTGTTTGACATTGCCGACGGGCGCCAGATCGTGATTGACAATGCCCTATTCTCGAACGTCTTCGAACTTTCCCCTCCCCAGTGGTGGGCGGACGGTCGCGGCTTCACTTTCGAATATAACCAGCGCGGGCATCAGCTCTATCGCCTGGTCGAGGTAGACGCCGCCACGGGCCGCGCTCGCTCCCTGATCGAGGAGACCAGTGAGACATTCGTTGATTATCCGCCGCTGGGAGCGAGCCAGGAGGGTACCGGAAAAATCTTCCGTTACGATGTCGATGACGGGAAGGAGATCATCTGGGCATCCGAGCGCGACGGGTACGAGCATCTGTATCTTTTCAACGGCCGGACAGGCGCGCTCGAAAACCAGATCACCCGAGGTGAGTGGGTCGTCCGGAGGGTCGATTATATTGATCCGATCAAGCGACAGATCTGGTTCGAAGCGAGCGGGATGAACTCGGAGGAGGACCCCTATTTCGTTCATGCTTACAGCATCGGCTTCGATGGCAAGGGGCTGACTGCACTGACGCCCGATCCAGCCAACCACCATATCGAGTTCTCGCCCGACGGGCGCTATTATGTCGATCTCTGGTCACGCATCGATCTGCCTCCGCGCATGGCACTTTACCGCGCCAGCGACAATGCCAAGCTCAAGGAGATCGAGACCGCCGACGTTTCCGAGCTCGTCGCCGCCGGTTGGCAGCCGCCGCTCAGTTTCCATTCCAAGGGGCGCGACGGCAAGACCGATGTCTGGGGCGTGATCCACCTGCCAGCCGACTTCGACCCGAGCAAGAAGTACCCGGTGGTGGAGAATATCTATGCCGGGCCCCACGGCTCCTTCGTCCCGAAATCCTTCTCGGGGTGGACGGAGCCGCTCACGCAGCTTGGCTTCGTCGTTGCTCAGATCGATGGCATGGGTACCAACAACCGCTCGCGCGCCTTCCATGATGTTGCCTGGAAAAATCTGAAGGACGCAGGATTTCCCGATCGCATTCTGTGGCACAAGGCCGCGGCCGCACGATATCCGTGGTATGACACATCCAACGTCGGAATTTTTGGCGCGTCCGCCGGTGGCCAGAGCGCGGTCAGCGCACTGCTCTTTCATGCCGATTTCTACAAGGTCGCAGTTGCTGAAAACGGCTGCTACGACAACCGGATAGACAAGATCTGCTGGAACGAACTGTGGATGGGATGGCCGGTCGGGATTGAATATTCCCAATCCTCCGCCGTTGACAATGCTTACAGGCTAGAGGGCAGGCTGATGATCGCGGTCGGCGAAATGGATGATAATGTCGATCCGTTTTCCTCGTTCCAGCTTGCCGATCGGCTCGTCAAGGCAGGAAAAGATTTCGAAATGGTCTATGTGCCTGGTGCCGATCACTATACGCTAGGCATCTACACCGAGCACAAACTCCTGGACTTCTTCGTTCGGAACATTCTAGGTCAGACCCCGCCCAACTGGAACGACTTGTTTGATCTAGAAGAATGA
- a CDS encoding transcriptional regulator domain-containing protein: MPAVLVNGADEADWRDERSYDYTSALTPREWAWEFLRRNPAFQPDVTTASQQANTLSYRPFLNVVTVAGELSRWGVLFRRVSWAQFGRILVSAMVRSCAAGHCRTAVRVVGHSAVRALGIAVPFDGPASPRQGPACSSSGYRAYAPTRRLWRGYLAPRLPPYRGHLARDPFEAPS; the protein is encoded by the coding sequence ATGCCTGCAGTTCTCGTGAATGGCGCCGATGAGGCTGATTGGCGCGACGAAAGATCTTATGATTACACCTCAGCTCTGACGCCGCGCGAATGGGCCTGGGAGTTCTTACGCCGGAATCCAGCATTCCAGCCTGATGTGACCACTGCAAGCCAGCAGGCCAATACTTTGTCGTACCGACCTTTTCTCAATGTGGTCACGGTGGCCGGCGAACTGTCACGCTGGGGTGTTCTGTTTCGCCGAGTCTCATGGGCGCAATTCGGTCGTATTCTGGTCTCCGCTATGGTGCGCTCATGTGCTGCCGGTCATTGCAGAACAGCTGTCCGCGTGGTCGGGCACAGCGCCGTTCGAGCTCTCGGCATTGCCGTGCCGTTCGACGGTCCTGCTAGCCCCCGACAAGGGCCAGCATGTTCTTCTTCGGGATACCGAGCATACGCTCCAACTCGCCGTCTCTGGCGCGGATATCTTGCACCCCGTTTGCCTCCGTACCGAGGCCATCTGGCCCGAGACCCTTTCGAAGCACCGTCTTAG
- a CDS encoding NAD-dependent succinate-semialdehyde dehydrogenase, which translates to MPLCLPMIRHLKSPDLFGAIDRLPALGTPVSERTFEVINPSSGEVLAVLPDMGVEETRAAIDKAYLAQPEWAGLTARERSDALWRWHQLIIDHTDDLAAILTAEMGKPIAEARSEVSHAAAYLQWYAEEANRTYGETIPAPSTDRRMLVIKQPIGVVGTITPWNFPASMVARKISPALAAGCAIVLKPAEQTPLVAGAMFALAHQAGFPEGVVNLVYASEGDDVGRELCSNPKVRKISFTGSTEVGRLLMRQCSDQIKKVSLELGGNAPFIVFDDADIDAAVDGAIQAKFRNAGQTCVSANRLYVQSSVHDEFVEKFVEKARSLSVGDGFAPAVDVGPLIDLHALAKIESHIADAVAKGGTIRCGGERIGKDGTFFKPTVLTEISSSMAVAQEETFGPLAPIIRFHDADQVVREANDTIYGLAAYFYASNLKRVWRVAEALEYGMVGINTGRMSSEAAPFGGIKQSGIGREGSRHGLEDYLEMKYLCMGGI; encoded by the coding sequence ATGCCCCTATGCCTACCGATGATCCGCCACCTGAAATCCCCGGACCTGTTTGGCGCCATCGATCGCTTGCCGGCGCTTGGCACACCGGTTAGCGAGCGCACATTCGAAGTCATCAATCCATCGAGCGGCGAAGTGCTGGCGGTGCTTCCCGACATGGGTGTGGAAGAAACGCGCGCTGCGATCGACAAGGCTTACCTGGCGCAGCCAGAATGGGCGGGGCTGACCGCCCGAGAACGCAGTGACGCTTTGTGGCGATGGCATCAGCTGATCATTGACCACACCGACGATCTTGCCGCGATACTCACTGCAGAGATGGGCAAGCCCATTGCCGAAGCCAGGTCCGAGGTTTCGCACGCCGCCGCGTATCTGCAATGGTACGCCGAAGAGGCCAATCGCACTTATGGCGAGACGATCCCCGCGCCGTCGACAGACCGTCGCATGCTGGTGATCAAGCAGCCCATCGGTGTGGTCGGCACGATTACGCCTTGGAATTTCCCGGCGTCGATGGTGGCGCGAAAGATCTCGCCGGCGCTGGCGGCGGGCTGCGCGATCGTGCTTAAGCCTGCTGAACAGACGCCGCTTGTGGCAGGTGCAATGTTCGCCCTCGCGCACCAGGCCGGCTTTCCCGAAGGCGTCGTCAACCTAGTTTATGCATCTGAAGGTGATGACGTCGGACGCGAGCTTTGCTCTAACCCCAAGGTTCGAAAGATCAGCTTCACAGGCTCGACCGAGGTTGGCCGGCTGCTCATGCGCCAGTGTTCGGACCAGATCAAGAAGGTCAGTCTCGAGCTCGGCGGCAACGCGCCTTTCATCGTCTTCGACGACGCTGACATCGACGCTGCGGTTGACGGCGCGATCCAGGCGAAGTTCCGCAACGCCGGCCAGACTTGCGTTTCAGCGAACCGGCTTTACGTCCAATCGAGCGTTCACGATGAGTTCGTCGAAAAGTTCGTGGAGAAAGCCCGGTCCTTGTCGGTCGGCGACGGCTTCGCTCCGGCAGTGGACGTCGGACCGCTCATCGACTTGCATGCTTTGGCCAAGATCGAGTCCCACATCGCAGATGCCGTTGCCAAGGGTGGGACAATTCGATGCGGGGGCGAACGTATTGGCAAGGATGGGACCTTCTTCAAACCGACAGTCCTCACTGAAATTTCCAGCAGCATGGCGGTTGCGCAAGAGGAGACTTTCGGGCCGCTGGCTCCGATCATTCGCTTCCACGATGCGGATCAGGTAGTGCGTGAGGCCAACGACACGATCTACGGCCTCGCCGCCTATTTCTATGCCTCCAATCTGAAGCGTGTCTGGCGCGTTGCCGAGGCGTTGGAATACGGCATGGTTGGCATCAACACGGGGCGTATGTCTTCGGAAGCGGCGCCCTTTGGCGGCATCAAGCAGTCCGGCATTGGGCGAGAGGGTTCCCGCCACGGGCTCGAAGATTACCTCGAAATGAAATACCTCTGCATGGGCGGCATCTGA
- a CDS encoding HAD-IIA family hydrolase, with amino-acid sequence MITAHLLDMDGVLVRGGQPIAGSVGYVAGLIATGEPFQIFTNNSRFTPEDHAERLRAVGFAVQPEHIYTSALATARFMELQKPGSSAYVIGDHGLVEALRQAGCRITEFSPEFVVLGDTISYHYEQIATGAELVAKGARFLATKPDATGPTERGFHPACGAVAALIEKATGRQPYFVGKPNPFMMRNALDRLGVRAVDTIMVGDRMDTDVLAGLESGLKTALVLTGVTKLADIERFPFRPDYVVDCLADLGQII; translated from the coding sequence ATGATTACAGCGCATCTGCTCGACATGGACGGAGTCCTGGTCCGCGGCGGCCAACCGATTGCTGGCTCGGTCGGCTATGTGGCCGGGCTAATCGCCACGGGTGAGCCGTTTCAGATCTTCACCAACAACTCGCGCTTCACACCCGAAGATCATGCCGAGCGTCTAAGAGCGGTTGGCTTCGCCGTGCAGCCAGAGCACATCTACACATCGGCGCTCGCCACTGCGCGGTTCATGGAACTGCAAAAGCCCGGATCATCTGCCTATGTCATCGGCGACCACGGTCTGGTTGAGGCTCTGCGGCAGGCAGGCTGCCGGATAACGGAGTTTTCGCCCGAGTTCGTGGTCCTCGGGGATACAATTTCGTACCACTATGAGCAGATCGCAACTGGTGCCGAGCTTGTGGCGAAGGGAGCGCGTTTTCTCGCCACCAAACCGGATGCGACTGGCCCGACCGAACGAGGCTTCCATCCGGCGTGCGGGGCAGTCGCAGCACTAATCGAGAAGGCCACCGGCCGTCAGCCCTATTTCGTCGGGAAGCCGAACCCGTTCATGATGCGCAATGCGCTCGACCGGCTGGGAGTGCGAGCTGTCGATACCATCATGGTCGGGGACCGCATGGATACCGACGTGCTCGCAGGGCTGGAATCGGGCCTGAAAACAGCCCTTGTGCTTACTGGGGTGACCAAACTGGCTGACATAGAGCGGTTTCCATTCAGACCGGATTACGTGGTCGATTGCCTTGCGGATCTGGGCCAGATCATCTGA
- a CDS encoding DNA -binding domain-containing protein, protein MLQPKSDMAIADEVPWSDGITAYDKEHFTTYMRLLDASGDDASEEEMAHLILGIDPRREPERARKAVRSHLDRANWVMTSGYKELFDS, encoded by the coding sequence ATGTTACAGCCTAAATCGGACATGGCGATTGCCGACGAAGTGCCCTGGTCAGACGGCATCACAGCCTACGACAAGGAGCACTTTACAACCTACATGAGGCTCCTCGATGCATCCGGCGACGATGCTAGCGAAGAGGAAATGGCACATCTGATCCTCGGCATTGATCCGAGACGAGAACCGGAGCGTGCGAGGAAGGCTGTTCGCAGTCATCTCGACCGTGCAAACTGGGTGATGACAAGCGGGTACAAGGAATTGTTCGACAGCTGA
- a CDS encoding helix-turn-helix transcriptional regulator, giving the protein MDMRKLIGRNVQRIRQRKRLTQEQLADISGFSQQYISGLEKGRRNPTIITIYELALALGVSHMDLVRPDKQA; this is encoded by the coding sequence ATGGATATGCGCAAGTTGATCGGACGGAATGTGCAGCGGATCAGGCAAAGGAAGCGTCTGACCCAGGAGCAGCTTGCCGACATTTCCGGCTTCAGCCAGCAGTACATCAGCGGTTTGGAGAAGGGCCGAAGAAATCCGACGATCATCACGATCTATGAACTGGCGTTGGCGCTCGGCGTCAGCCACATGGATCTGGTACGGCCCGACAAACAGGCCTGA